CTGCTGCTAAGCCTCTGCCACTAGgccttgtccctcagcaccacatccactcatTTTTTTAATCCCCCCAGCAGTGATGACTCCACTGCTATGGAGGTCagattgtctggggctctgagcaacctgctgtagctgcaggtGTGCCTGCTGACTCAGGGGCATTGGATTAGGTTAACTTTAAGGTctgcctctttgggcaacctgggacagggtctcactacccttagagtgaaacatttcttcctttcctccagtctgaatctacttctctcagttcaaaccatcaacccttgtcctgtcacaacaggccctgctcaaaagcctgTGCCCAGCTTATTCACCCACTTAAGTACTGAGAGACCATTAAAAaggtctccatggagccttcccttccccaggctgaacaagtccATTCTCATTTCAAGTCGTGGAACTTCTTTTCCTGAcgccccttctctgctggggagaggtcacTGGGTGACAGCAACTGCTGGAGTTTAGCCCCAGATGTGGGCTAGAGGCAGACATCAATTCCCTGATTGCCCACCAAAGTGCTTTGTTTTGCCCTTTTCACAGCAATGCCAGATGACATTATCAAAATGGCCAAAGACATTAAGCCTGTCGTTGAAATACAACAGAAAGGAAATGACTTCGTTGTGACAtccaaaacacccaaacaatctGTAACCAACTCCTTCACgctgggaaaggaggctgaCATCACTACTATGGACGGCAGGAAGCTGAAGGTAAATCTGTTGCAGGGCTCAGGGCATCCCttcagtcaccctcacagctcAGTTTCTGTGTGCAGGTGAACCTTGCCTGCTCCATTCCCATTGTTTTCCATTTCTATCAGTCCAACACACATAAACCTTGCTTCTAAAACTCCTACCAAAATGCTGTTGTCTCAAATCtaaaccagcagctctgcttctgaaACATCAGTAGCATTTAGCTCCTGTTTACCTGTTCCTCTTGCCCTAACTGAACTTCAAAACtctcagattcacagattgccatgcccagggacacctctcaactagactcagctgctcaaggcctcatctaacctggccttgaacactgtgatggtttggtagttacctgccccccagctcTTATGaaaacacccagactagactcagacagctggacgttaaggaatgaagctttatatccagagctgagcacaatataggagcagatatttacaatgtatcACAAATATCTACAGCTCTATACAGCAATACACAAGTTAAATTCAATGCAGAAACAGAgcagcccccccagaaaccagagcccccaggaggggctcccaaccactgttccacccctctacctcatcccagagtctgccttacatgtGAGCTGAGTCTGGAGGATGGGCAAGGGGGCTTAGAAGCAGAACTAGTTGGGCtacacagcaaaagcccagggagaaaggcagagacacCAACTCTAACAGATAGAGACTCTCACACactctcttatctgtgtttgtgttcttgcttttatatgtCTCAGGGAACCTGGGAgcgcagcagacatcagcagtgcttccttttcacagcttatcatctaatttctctcattgaaatcacagaattaagcaggttggaagagagctccaagctcagccagcacaacctagcacccagccctgcctaaccaaccagaccatggcactaagtgccccagccaggattggcttcatcacctccagccacagccactccaccacctccctgggcagcccattccaatgccaatcactctctctgacaacaaattcctcctgacatccagcctcaacctgccctggcacagcttgaggctgtgtcctcttcttctgttgctgggtgcttacaatattccaatttgcctcaaatgttccaaaatattttaaaataaaatatgcCAAAACATTCCAAAATATTTGAGGCAAATATTCCAATTTGGctcctcaaagcagcacagacacccccaggcaggaggcagccacagcctccttggggagcctgtgccagagtctcaccactctcctcctgaagaacttcttcctaagctccagccTAACCTTGCTATGTCTCAGCTCCAAACcgttcccccttggcctgtctctagactccctcatgcaaagtccctctgcagccttcctgcaggatcccttcatgcactggcagcagctctgaggtttccctggaggctgcacactcccagctccctcagcctgtgctcacagcagaatttgctcctcatgtccaagaTGTTTTCTCATGTCTAAATCTGCTCCAACAGTGCACTGTGAACATGGTAAATGGGAAACTTGTCTGCAAGTCAGAAAAATTCTCTCATGAGCAAGAAGTTAAAGGAAATGAAATGGTGGAGGTAAGTGCTCAAAAATCATGGCACAGCAAGGAAAGCACTGAAGGAATAAA
The sequence above is a segment of the Pogoniulus pusillus isolate bPogPus1 chromosome 37, bPogPus1.pri, whole genome shotgun sequence genome. Coding sequences within it:
- the LOC135190833 gene encoding fatty acid-binding protein, liver, encoding MAFNGTWQVYAQENLEAFLKALAMPDDIIKMAKDIKPVVEIQQKGNDFVVTSKTPKQSVTNSFTLGKEADITTMDGRKLKCTVNMVNGKLVCKSEKFSHEQEVKGNEMVETMTVGGVTLVRRSKKV